A region of Faecalibacterium taiwanense DNA encodes the following proteins:
- a CDS encoding S4 domain-containing protein: MARSIDPQPKAARGFIPARTDEERYLMRHIEDLAHTAFSRDIARYSAFLSDREQDLARAALGRAGVQEGFRFEGGWLNAERRVLCIEPEYSCGEAPICCVRLQCCAQAGAALPAHKDYLGSLMGLELRREALGDIVLPEDQPGTAYVFALEPAAQLICRELFQAGHTELTTELLTLDEVPQFPQAEREMHSATVSSLRLDAVLAAMLHCSRGQASELIEAGRVEINHLPADKPHAQVYEGDVFTVRGKGRFNLTALPGKSRKDRSIIEFFQY, from the coding sequence ATGGCGCGTTCTATTGATCCGCAGCCCAAGGCGGCGCGCGGGTTCATCCCTGCGCGTACCGATGAAGAACGCTATCTCATGCGCCATATCGAGGACTTGGCCCACACGGCCTTTTCCCGGGACATTGCGCGGTATTCGGCTTTCCTGAGTGACCGCGAGCAAGACTTGGCCCGCGCGGCACTGGGCCGTGCCGGTGTGCAGGAGGGCTTCCGGTTTGAGGGCGGCTGGCTGAATGCGGAGCGCAGGGTGCTCTGTATCGAGCCGGAGTACAGCTGCGGCGAAGCACCCATCTGCTGTGTGCGGCTGCAATGCTGTGCACAGGCGGGGGCTGCGCTGCCCGCCCACAAGGATTACCTGGGCAGTCTGATGGGCCTTGAGCTGCGGCGCGAGGCGCTGGGAGATATCGTTCTGCCGGAGGATCAGCCGGGCACAGCTTATGTGTTTGCGCTGGAACCGGCAGCACAGCTGATCTGCCGGGAACTGTTTCAGGCTGGGCACACGGAGCTGACCACGGAACTGCTGACGCTGGACGAGGTGCCGCAGTTTCCGCAGGCGGAGCGTGAGATGCACAGTGCAACGGTATCGTCCCTGCGGCTGGACGCTGTGCTGGCAGCTATGCTGCACTGCAGCCGAGGACAGGCTTCGGAACTGATCGAGGCGGGCAGGGTGGAGATCAACCACCTGCCGGCGGATAAACCTCATGCGCAGGTATATGAGGGCGATGTGTTCACGGTGCGCGGCAAGGGCCGCTTCAACCTGACTGCACTGCCCGGCAAAAGCAGAAAAGATCGGTCAATCATCGAATTTTTTCAATATTAA
- a CDS encoding cell division protein SepF: protein MSLLDSIKKGLFDQEDDYEDQYIDDGPQMVNNNNGIGLGADDENEEPVEGAKKNGKVVNINATTQLKVVLVKPERFEDASTIADHLNNKRTVVLNLESTNKEVSRRLVDFLSGVAYANNGQIKRVANSTFIITPYNVDIMGDLLDELENNGAFY from the coding sequence ATGTCTTTGCTTGACAGCATTAAGAAAGGTCTGTTTGACCAGGAAGACGATTACGAGGATCAGTACATTGACGATGGCCCCCAGATGGTAAACAATAACAATGGCATCGGCCTTGGTGCTGACGACGAAAATGAAGAGCCTGTTGAGGGTGCCAAGAAGAACGGCAAGGTGGTCAACATCAATGCCACCACTCAGCTCAAGGTCGTTCTGGTCAAGCCTGAGCGTTTTGAGGATGCCAGTACCATTGCTGACCACCTGAACAACAAGCGCACCGTGGTGCTCAATCTGGAGTCCACCAACAAGGAAGTGTCCCGCCGTCTGGTGGATTTCCTGTCCGGTGTTGCATATGCAAACAATGGCCAGATCAAGCGCGTGGCCAACAGCACCTTCATCATCACTCCGTACAACGTGGATATCATGGGTGATCTGCTGGACGAGCTGGAGAACAATGGCGCGTTCTATTGA
- a CDS encoding HlyD family efflux transporter periplasmic adaptor subunit, which produces MPDETQKERHAPHVLTTLAGVLIAFLLLAAIYVVYQAAHILFPQNVYETALPAVISDTVEADGVLLFDESYVAGSGNLGYLAADGERVSAGTAVAEVYSNASQASLRLQLNQLNDQINLLQKSQNTSALQLDTLLKERSSALYDLLDTLDDSDYEAVDDDANAYLLAQNKLWVVTGEAANFTDQITALVQQSQSVQAQLGSPAQITAPQTGYFVRSSSSGRLNASADDILALNAQELQGYLQSDPVLALDGCAGKIVAGFTWRYVGVCTAKQGEKLLGQNGKPLSTAVEISFPGQVENSLKATVTEVEIDQDSGLARFVLACNSINGDVLCLNRAAARISVGERSGLRVPAAAVHYLKEDGTEAQTQGENYIPGVYVKLGNIARFCPIDPVDADHPLITDGDYILVLPEGTEGSVSKVRLYDEIIVSGQNLYDGKLL; this is translated from the coding sequence ATGCCGGATGAGACCCAGAAGGAACGCCATGCGCCGCATGTGCTTACCACTCTGGCAGGCGTGCTGATCGCGTTTCTGCTGCTGGCAGCAATTTATGTGGTGTATCAGGCCGCACATATCCTGTTCCCGCAGAATGTTTATGAGACTGCGCTGCCTGCGGTCATTTCGGATACGGTGGAAGCCGACGGAGTTCTGCTGTTCGACGAAAGCTATGTGGCAGGCAGCGGAAACCTTGGATATCTTGCTGCCGACGGCGAGCGCGTTTCAGCGGGCACCGCAGTGGCAGAGGTGTACAGCAACGCTTCGCAGGCTTCGCTGCGCCTGCAGCTGAACCAGCTGAATGATCAGATCAACCTGCTGCAGAAATCGCAGAACACTTCTGCGCTGCAGCTGGATACCCTTTTAAAAGAACGTTCTTCTGCGCTGTATGACCTGCTGGATACGCTGGACGACAGCGATTATGAAGCGGTGGATGATGATGCCAATGCCTACCTGTTGGCCCAGAACAAGCTCTGGGTGGTAACGGGCGAAGCTGCAAACTTTACCGATCAGATCACTGCGCTGGTCCAGCAGTCCCAGAGCGTGCAGGCGCAGCTGGGCAGCCCGGCGCAGATCACTGCACCGCAGACCGGCTATTTTGTGCGCTCTTCCAGCAGCGGACGGCTCAATGCCAGTGCCGATGATATCCTTGCACTGAACGCACAGGAGCTGCAGGGCTATCTGCAGTCCGACCCAGTGCTGGCACTGGACGGCTGCGCCGGTAAGATCGTGGCAGGGTTCACATGGCGCTATGTGGGCGTGTGCACTGCAAAGCAGGGCGAAAAGCTGCTGGGTCAGAACGGCAAGCCGCTGAGCACAGCGGTGGAGATCAGCTTCCCGGGTCAGGTGGAAAACAGCCTCAAGGCCACCGTCACCGAGGTGGAGATCGATCAGGACAGCGGCCTTGCCCGCTTTGTGCTTGCCTGCAACTCCATCAACGGCGATGTGCTTTGCCTGAACCGGGCTGCAGCACGCATCTCGGTAGGAGAGCGCAGCGGCCTGCGGGTGCCTGCTGCGGCTGTGCACTATTTAAAAGAGGATGGCACCGAGGCACAAACGCAGGGCGAAAACTACATTCCAGGTGTGTACGTGAAACTTGGCAACATTGCCCGCTTCTGCCCGATCGACCCGGTGGACGCAGACCATCCCCTCATCACGGACGGCGATTACATCCTTGTTCTGCCCGAAGGGACCGAGGGCTCGGTCAGCAAGGTGAGGCTTTATGACGAAATAATCGTTTCCGGACAAAATTTGTATGATGGAAAGCTTTTGTAG
- the miaA gene encoding tRNA (adenosine(37)-N6)-dimethylallyltransferase MiaA, whose protein sequence is MVAVVGPTATGKTALGVELAKHFSGEVISCDSMQIYKGLDIGTAKVTPEETCGIPHHGVDILTPDKAFSVADFTAMAGKLEEEISARKKLPILVGGTGLYVQSFLYGVRFTEEKAPAGLREQLAAELAAKGGAAMYEELKQADPEAAAAIHPNNQVRVLRALEHYRATGKKLSEQKAESLPPERPYRSLILGLDFPERAVLYRRIDLRVDKMLEAGLIKEAEHVWQNRESFRTAAQAIGYKEFFPYFEQTAPLEACTEKLKQASRNYAKRQLTWFRHMDDVVWLDAGAPDAVQTAIRKTSEFLAKG, encoded by the coding sequence GTGGTGGCCGTCGTCGGCCCTACCGCAACCGGAAAGACAGCGCTGGGCGTAGAACTTGCAAAACATTTTTCCGGCGAGGTCATCAGCTGTGATTCCATGCAGATCTATAAAGGTCTGGACATAGGCACGGCAAAGGTGACACCGGAGGAGACCTGCGGTATCCCGCATCACGGCGTGGACATCCTTACACCGGACAAGGCTTTCAGCGTGGCAGACTTTACCGCCATGGCCGGAAAGCTGGAAGAAGAGATCTCTGCCCGGAAGAAGCTGCCCATCCTTGTGGGCGGCACAGGGCTGTATGTTCAGAGCTTTCTGTATGGGGTGCGCTTTACAGAGGAAAAAGCACCTGCCGGTCTGCGGGAGCAACTGGCGGCGGAACTGGCTGCAAAAGGCGGTGCTGCCATGTACGAAGAACTGAAGCAGGCCGACCCGGAAGCTGCTGCGGCTATCCACCCGAACAATCAGGTGCGGGTGCTGCGCGCACTCGAACATTATCGTGCCACCGGCAAAAAGCTGAGCGAACAGAAGGCGGAGTCTCTCCCACCGGAGCGGCCCTACCGCAGCCTGATCCTCGGTCTGGATTTCCCAGAGCGCGCGGTACTTTACCGCCGCATTGACCTGCGTGTGGACAAAATGCTGGAAGCGGGCCTTATAAAGGAAGCGGAGCATGTCTGGCAGAACCGGGAAAGCTTCCGCACGGCAGCGCAGGCCATCGGATACAAGGAGTTCTTTCCGTATTTTGAGCAGACAGCTCCACTGGAAGCCTGCACGGAAAAGCTCAAGCAGGCATCCCGCAACTATGCCAAGCGCCAGTTGACCTGGTTCCGCCATATGGACGATGTGGTCTGGCTGGATGCCGGTGCACCGGATGCAGTGCAGACTGCCATCCGCAAAACTAGCGAATTTTTAGCGAAAGGATGA
- the mutL gene encoding DNA mismatch repair endonuclease MutL, whose protein sequence is MAVIHVLDKHTAELIAAGEVVERPASVVKELLENSIDAGATQVTVSIESGGVKLIEISDNGTGIEAEYISTAFIRHATSKIETPDDLTNIHTLGFRGEALASIASVARVELTTRTEVDEFATVYRIEGGEEVSREPGARAVGTTIRVKDLFYNTPARMKFLKKDSSEGTFVSDTVTHVALSHPEVSVKFIREGKLQYVTPGDGQLRGAAYAVLGREFSRDLIELKNQEGVYRITGLITPPKSCRASRSMQHFYINGRYVRNRTMMAGMEMAFKGTMMQGKFPGGILLLEMPADLVDVNVHPAKIEARFARENDVFDVVYHAVKLALAQPGTGERLFTFEADKEEEKAENSKKDADIIKNDVKNNNFTGLSAIIRGQADPGVLPQQHWEPAKPAAAPQQPAPAAAMQIPTAPSVPRWKGSAQNEDMLDPFVTLHSPKLETTKAPEPFRAAASETQLDVEPEFGETKLHSSQDHMAAWNPAQEAPKEEPESAPCAETEPDAPEAAEQETVLAEPEQMNFDPTADQPEPLRYVGEVFRTYILAERGDELCLIDKHAAHERQLYEKLAANYGNVPSQMLLEPAAIDLAAEEKQALLDNIPLLENAGLEIADFGGNTVVLRAVPADVEPQNAESLLVEIANKLLKGGHDALNEHTEWVLHSISCRAAIKAGDKSSPQELLALAEKILSGEVPPFCPHGRPCVLKLTRKELEKQFGRIV, encoded by the coding sequence ATGGCAGTGATCCATGTTCTGGATAAGCACACAGCCGAGCTGATCGCAGCCGGTGAGGTGGTCGAGCGTCCGGCATCCGTTGTTAAGGAGCTGCTGGAAAACTCCATTGATGCCGGTGCCACGCAGGTGACCGTCAGCATTGAATCCGGCGGCGTCAAGCTGATCGAGATCAGCGATAACGGCACCGGCATCGAGGCAGAATATATCTCCACGGCGTTTATCCGCCACGCCACCAGCAAAATTGAAACACCGGACGATCTGACCAACATCCATACGCTTGGCTTCCGCGGTGAAGCACTGGCATCCATTGCCAGCGTGGCCCGTGTAGAGCTGACCACCCGAACAGAGGTGGACGAGTTTGCCACGGTCTACCGCATTGAGGGCGGGGAAGAGGTCTCCCGTGAGCCGGGTGCCAGAGCTGTGGGCACCACCATCCGGGTAAAGGATCTGTTTTACAACACGCCTGCCCGCATGAAGTTCCTCAAAAAGGACTCCTCCGAGGGCACCTTTGTGTCGGATACAGTTACCCATGTAGCGCTCAGCCACCCGGAAGTCAGCGTCAAGTTCATCCGTGAGGGCAAGCTGCAGTATGTCACGCCCGGCGACGGCCAGCTGCGCGGTGCAGCCTATGCGGTGCTGGGCCGGGAGTTCAGCCGGGACCTCATTGAGCTGAAAAATCAGGAGGGCGTGTACCGCATCACCGGTCTGATTACCCCGCCCAAAAGCTGCCGCGCCAGCCGAAGCATGCAGCATTTTTACATCAATGGCCGCTATGTGCGCAACCGCACCATGATGGCCGGTATGGAGATGGCGTTCAAGGGTACCATGATGCAGGGCAAGTTCCCGGGCGGCATTCTGCTGCTGGAAATGCCGGCCGACCTTGTGGATGTCAATGTGCATCCGGCCAAGATCGAAGCCCGCTTTGCCCGCGAAAATGATGTTTTTGATGTGGTGTATCATGCCGTCAAGCTGGCATTGGCTCAGCCCGGCACTGGTGAACGGCTTTTTACCTTTGAAGCGGACAAAGAAGAAGAAAAAGCTGAAAATTCAAAAAAAGACGCTGATATAATCAAAAATGATGTAAAGAACAATAACTTTACAGGCCTTTCTGCGATCATTCGGGGACAGGCAGACCCGGGCGTTCTGCCACAGCAGCATTGGGAACCGGCAAAACCCGCCGCAGCACCGCAGCAGCCTGCCCCGGCTGCTGCAATGCAAATACCGACAGCACCCAGTGTGCCGCGCTGGAAAGGCAGTGCTCAGAACGAGGATATGCTGGATCCATTCGTGACCCTTCACAGCCCGAAGCTGGAAACGACAAAGGCACCAGAGCCGTTCCGTGCGGCGGCAAGTGAAACGCAGCTGGATGTGGAACCGGAATTTGGTGAGACAAAACTGCATTCGTCTCAGGACCATATGGCAGCGTGGAACCCTGCGCAGGAAGCACCAAAGGAAGAACCTGAGAGTGCACCCTGTGCAGAAACAGAACCGGATGCGCCGGAAGCGGCAGAACAGGAAACTGTACTGGCCGAGCCGGAACAGATGAACTTTGATCCGACGGCGGATCAGCCGGAACCGCTGCGCTATGTGGGCGAGGTGTTCAGAACATATATCCTTGCAGAACGCGGCGACGAGCTGTGCCTGATCGATAAACACGCTGCCCACGAGCGCCAGCTGTACGAAAAACTAGCCGCGAACTATGGCAATGTGCCCAGCCAGATGCTGCTGGAGCCTGCTGCCATCGACCTTGCTGCGGAGGAAAAGCAGGCCCTGCTGGATAACATTCCTCTGCTGGAAAATGCGGGCCTTGAGATCGCGGACTTTGGCGGCAATACCGTGGTGCTGCGCGCGGTGCCCGCAGATGTGGAGCCGCAGAATGCCGAAAGCCTGCTGGTGGAGATCGCAAATAAGCTGCTCAAGGGCGGCCATGATGCGCTGAACGAGCACACCGAGTGGGTGCTGCATTCTATCTCCTGCCGTGCGGCCATCAAGGCGGGGGACAAGTCCTCGCCGCAGGAACTGCTGGCGCTGGCCGAAAAGATCCTTTCCGGCGAGGTGCCGCCGTTCTGCCCGCATGGCCGCCCCTGCGTACTCAAATTGACCCGGAAGGAGCTGGAAAAGCAGTTTGGACGCATCGTATAA